In the genome of Nitrospira japonica, one region contains:
- the glmM gene encoding phosphoglucosamine mutase, with protein sequence MRKLFGTDGVRGVANLEPMTSETAMQLGRAAAHLFMRRAGRHQIVIGKDTRVSGYMLESALTSGICSMGVDVLLVGPMPTPAIAFLTRSLRADAGVMISASHNPYQDNGIKFFSNDGLKLPDDMEARIEQLILSNEIAHLRPTADAIGKAFRIDDAEGRYIEFVKRSLPKELDFQGIKLVVDCANGAAYKVAPTVLRELGAKVEVIGNKPDGMNINAGCGAVHPDSLRQAVLQYGADLGVALDGDADRAIFVCEQGKVIDGDHIMAALSLDLHRHGALAKKTVVGTVMSNFGLEKAMAQAGITLIRTAVGDRYLLERMLADGYNFGGEQSGHFIFLDHNTTGDGLISALQVLSLMKRTQRPLSELAKAMTAVPQVLLNVKVSKKPELDSIPELQRAIGESEQKLNGNGRILVRYSGTEPLLRIMIEGEQDGFIRQEADRLAQMVKTHIG encoded by the coding sequence ATGCGTAAACTCTTCGGCACAGACGGAGTTCGAGGGGTCGCCAATCTCGAGCCGATGACCAGTGAAACGGCCATGCAGTTGGGGCGGGCGGCCGCCCACCTGTTCATGCGGCGGGCCGGCCGTCATCAAATCGTCATTGGCAAGGATACGAGAGTATCGGGGTATATGCTGGAATCTGCCTTGACGTCCGGCATCTGCTCCATGGGCGTGGATGTCCTGTTGGTCGGGCCGATGCCGACGCCGGCCATCGCATTCCTGACCCGAAGCCTTCGAGCGGATGCCGGGGTGATGATCTCCGCGTCACACAACCCCTATCAGGACAACGGCATCAAGTTCTTCTCCAACGACGGGTTGAAGCTGCCGGACGACATGGAAGCCCGAATCGAACAATTGATTCTCTCCAACGAGATCGCCCACTTGCGCCCGACCGCCGACGCGATCGGCAAAGCCTTTCGCATCGACGACGCCGAGGGGCGCTATATCGAATTCGTCAAACGGTCGTTGCCCAAGGAATTGGATTTTCAGGGTATCAAGCTGGTCGTCGATTGCGCCAATGGGGCGGCCTACAAAGTGGCTCCGACGGTGCTCCGAGAACTCGGCGCAAAGGTCGAGGTGATCGGCAACAAGCCGGACGGAATGAATATCAATGCCGGGTGCGGGGCCGTTCACCCGGACTCGCTCCGACAGGCGGTGCTGCAGTATGGAGCGGATCTCGGGGTGGCGCTCGACGGAGACGCCGACCGTGCCATCTTCGTCTGCGAGCAAGGCAAGGTCATCGACGGCGATCACATCATGGCCGCTTTGAGCCTGGATCTCCACCGACACGGCGCCCTGGCCAAGAAGACCGTCGTCGGAACGGTCATGAGCAACTTTGGACTGGAAAAGGCCATGGCCCAAGCGGGGATCACCCTGATTCGGACTGCCGTGGGCGACCGGTATCTCCTCGAGCGGATGTTGGCGGACGGCTATAACTTCGGCGGGGAGCAGTCGGGCCACTTTATTTTCCTCGACCACAATACGACCGGAGACGGCCTCATTTCCGCCTTGCAGGTACTGTCGCTGATGAAACGCACGCAACGGCCTCTATCCGAACTGGCCAAGGCGATGACAGCGGTTCCTCAGGTCCTGCTCAATGTCAAGGTTTCGAAGAAACCGGAGTTGGATTCGATACCTGAGTTGCAGCGTGCGATCGGCGAAAGTGAACAAAAACTCAATGGAAACGGCCGCATACTCGTCAGATACTCCGGAACAGAACCGCTGCTGAGAATCATGATCGAAGGCGAGCAGGACGGGTTCATCCGGCAAGAGGCGGATCGATTGGCCCAGATGGTGAAAACGCATATCGGATAG